The following is a genomic window from Candidatus Polarisedimenticolia bacterium.
GGTGCGCAAGGGAGCTTCCCCGAAGGCCGCGGCCAGCAGCTTCTCCGCTTCCGCGGTAAAGGGGGCGGGATCGGTCATGCCGCGCTCCTGCAGCGCCACGACCATCGGGCATCCCTCCACCAGACCGATGGCCGCATGCCGGGCGGTGGGCGTCGTAACCTCATAGGCAACTTCCTCGGTGCGGACGTCGGTGAAGCCCGCGGCCTGCAGGTCGGCGGTGATGCGCTCGACATCGTAATAGCCGAAGGGGACGAGGAAGAACTTCGGCGGATCGGCCGGGAACTTGCGCATCCCCAGCTCGTGGACGATCTTCGCCGACAGGTTGTCCTCCAGCGAGCCCCAGACGTTGAACACCAGCGTCCCGCCCGGCTTCAGGACGCGCTTCGCCTCCTTCAGCGCCGCCACCTTGTCGGGGAAGAACATCACCCCGAACTGGATCGCCACGACGTCGAAGGAGGCGTCGGCGAAGGGGAGCTTCATGGCGTCGGCCACCTTCCATTCCAGGCGCGGATCGGGACCCACCTTGCCGCGGGCGTAATCCAGCATCCCCTGGTTCAGATCGGTCGCGACCAGCGTTCCCTTGGCGGGGAGCGCCTTCAGCAGCTGCCGCGTCAGGATCCCGGTGCCGCAGGCGATCTCCAGAACCCGGCTCTCCGGAGAGAGGGCCAGCTTGCCGGCGAGGTGGGCCGCGTAGTGCTCGAAAAGGAACCCGCCGAGATAGGTGTCGTATTTCTCGGGGATGGAGCCGGAAAACTTTGCAGCGGACGTCGACATGAGCCTCTCCTCACTTTCGATGGCGATCGGTCAGTTTTTCCAGGGCCTCGCCCGACAGGGTGTACATCAGCCGCGCTTCACTCTTGGCCCCGAGCGCTTCGTAGAACTCCTTCGCCGCCTCGTTCCAGGCCAGCGACGACCACTCCAGCCGCGCCAGGTTGCGGGCACGTGTCACCTCCGCCACGTACGCCAGGAGGGCCTTCCCGATGCCGGCGCCGCGCGTTGCCGGGCGCACATACAGGTCCTCAAGGTACAGACATTCCCTGCCCAGATAGCTGGAGAAGGAACCGTGGATTATCGCGTATCCTACGATCTCCCCCTCCAGGAAGGCCAGGACGGCTTCGGCGCTCGGCGGGGTGGCCTCCAGCGCCGAGCGCAGCGCTTCGGGCGTCGCGGTCATCCGCTCCAGCGCCTGCTCGTAACGCGCCAGCTCGCGGATCAGCTCCAACAGCGCGTCGATCTCGCCGTCGCCGACCGGGCGGACCAGCACGTCGCCGCGGGCCGTGCGATAGCTCGCCGGAGCCAGAGGCGTCCGCATCAAGGCGCCGCCGGCTTCCTGAGACGCGCGCCGGCCACGACGCCAATGGCTCCCAGGATCGGGTTGGTGAAAGCCACCCAGCTCGGCTCCTTCGCCCTCTTCATCGCCTCGAAGTTGCTCACGTCGCCGGAGCGCACCGGGTTCTCCAGGGGAGGCTCGTTCAGGCTCAAGACCGCGAGCGCCATCCCCAGGACGAACACCATCGTGGCGAGAAGGGTTGCCGCCTTGGCGCTCTTCCCCACCGCCACGCTCACCCAGCCCCCCGCCATGGCGGCCAGCAGGCTCAGGACGAAGGTCACCAGAATCCAGGACAGGCTGGGAACGTAGGTCCCTTCCCGGAACGACCTGTCGGCCCCCATGAGAAAGTACAATCCGGTGAAGGTCGCCATGATGATCACGACGATCACCAGGTAGCCCACGATGGTTCCGCCGATCGCCCTCAGCATCGCTGCCTCCTCGCGCCGCCGCCGGCGCGGCCGCTTCGGTAAGACCTCTCGCACCCATCCGCGGCGCGCGCCGCACCGGGACCGGTTGGGTCACGGAAGACACGCGCCGCCGGCTCAAGCCTGGATCTTCGAGAACGCCCATGCGCCGAGAACCAGGAAAAGCGCCGACAGCACCGAAAGCACCGAGACGTCGACGACAAAGCCCATCGTGCTGACGCCGATGAACGCGCCGCGCAAGCCGTCGACGCCATACGACAGCGGGTCGAGCCGCGTCGCGACCGTGAGAGCCGCCGGCAGGTTATTGAGCGGGAACAGCGCGCCCGACAGGAAGAAGATCGGCATGATCAGGAAGTTCATGATCAGCTGAGCGCCCTGCATGTCCTTCAGCGTCGATCCAATCGCGGTGCCGAGCGCCGCGAAGAGAATCGCGATCAGCGCCATGAACATCAGCGCGAGCGGCAGGGTCGCCCAGTTCCCGGGCCTGAAGCCGGCGAGCATGCAAACCACGAGGACGAGCGCGCCTTGAATGATCGCTATCGTGGCGCCGCCGAGCGTGCGACCGGCCATGATCGTCAGCCGCGGCACGGGTGCGACGAGCGTTTCCTTCAGGAACCCGAACTGCCGATCCCAGAGCAGCCCGATGCCCGAGAAGACCGACGTGAACAGAACGCCCATCGCGATGACACCCGGGGCGACGAACTGCAGGTAGCTGCCCTGCCCGGCCTGCCGGAACACGGCGCCGAAACCGAAGCCCAGCACGAGCAGGTAGAGCGCCGGCTGCGCCAGCGAGCCGATGATTCGCGAGCGCGAGCGCAGGTAGCGCTTCACTTCGCGCAGCCACAGCACATAGATGACGCTCATCGCCGGGCCTTCTGCCACATTTTCGCCATCCGCCGCATCTCGTCGGCGGCCGAGCTGCGCTCGTCGCGGATCGTCGTGCCCGTGAGCTTCAAAAACGCGCCTTCGAGCGAATCGGTGCCCGTCTGTGCCTTGAGCTCCTCCGTGCCGCCCTGCGCGACGATCCGGCCGTGATCGATGATCGCCACTCGCTGCGCGGTCTTCTCGGCCTCGTCCATGTAGTGCGTCGTCAGGAAGACCGTGACGCCCTCGTCGGCGTTCAATTGCTTGACGTGGGTCCAGAGCTGGTTGCGGCTTTGAGGATCGAGGCCGAGCGTCGGCTCGTCGAGGAACAGGATTTTCGGCGTATGGAGGAGACCGCGCGCGATCTCGAGCCTCCGGCGCATGCCGCCCGAGAACGTATTGACGAGGGACGCGCGCCGGTCCCAGAGCTCGAACAGCTTCATCAGCGATTCGATGCGCTGGGCCCGGAGCTTGCGCGGCACATGGTAGAGGACGCCGTGCAGCTCCATGTTCTCGTACGCCGTGAGCTCGCCGTCGAGGCTGGCATCCTGGAACACGATGCCGAAGCGCTTGCGGACCTCGAGCGGCTTCTCGGCGAGATCCAATCCGTCGATGCCCACGGTGCCGCTCGTCGGCTTCAACAACGTCGTCAGCATCTGGATCGTCGTCGTCTTGCCCGCGCCGTTCGGTCCCAGGAAAGCGAAGATCTCGCCTGCCTTGACCGAAAACGATATATCGTCGACGGCCCGGACCGCTTTGTCGGACTTCCGGTCTCCGAAGGTCTTGCTCAAGCTTTGCACTTCGATCACGTCGATTTCCTCACGTCCGCGCGCCGATCGCCCGGCACGCCGAGCCGGAAAGGCGCGTCATTTCGGGCCCCGCATCGCCTCCACGCTGGAGATCGTGGAGACCAGGTAGGGGACAATCACGGTCAGGCCCATCTTGAACAGCCGCCAGGGCGATAGGTCGCCGCGCAGCAGGGCGTCCCCATGGTTGATCAGGATCAGGATCGTCCCCACCACCGCGGCGATCTTCAGCGCCCGGCGGACGACCGGAGGGGAAAGCGCCAGCTCGAGGCGGCCGGGGAGCCCACGGCTCACCGGCTCTCCAGTGGCGGACGACGCCGGCGCTAGGCGGTCCACTTGAGGCCCAGAATGCCCACGACGATCAAAAGGATGCAGGCGATTCTCAGCGCCGAGACCGATTCCCCGAACAGCAGGATCCCCAGCGCCGCCGTGCCCACCGCCCCGATTCCGGTCCAGACGGCGTAGGCCGTTCCCACGGGAAGGGTGTGCAGCGCCAGCGACAGGTAATAGAAGCTCGCCAGCGCCGCGGCCACCGTGATCACGCTGGGCCACAGCTTCGAGAAGCCGGCGCTGTACTTCATGCCGATTGCCCAGACGACCTCGAGGATTCCAGCGACCAGGAGCTGGAGCCAGGCCATCGTCCCTCCCTCTAGCGCTGCGGCTTGTGGCACACCGCCTCGATGTTGTTCCCTTCGGGGTCGAGGACGAAGGCGGCGTAATAGTCGGGAGAATAATCCTGGCGCACGCCCGGCTTGCCGTGGTCCCGCCCGCCCGCCTGCAGCGCCGCATCGTGGAAGCGATCCACCATCTCTCTGCGGTCGCAGGCGAAGGCGATGTGGACGCTGCCCCCCACCGGGTCGCGCCGCGTCAGCCAGAGGAAGCTCTTGCCGTCCTTCCCGAAGCCGACCCAGTCGCCGAACGTCCCGGTGACGGAGCAGCCCAGAGGGGCCAGGGCCTTCTCGTAGAACTTCCGGCTCTTTTCGATATCGCGCACATTCACCGCCACGTGATCGAACATCTCAACCCTCCTTTAATATTTTTGAGGCATCTCATTTTCGCGTCTCCTTGCGGCGCGTGAAGAGCAGCCCCGACCAGTCGGCGTCGACAGCGCAGACCTTGTAGTCGACCAACCCCCGGGCGAGGCCGATCTCGCGAACCTCCTGCTGCGTCAGGTCGGAGGCCAGCGGCGAGGTCTTCTTCGGCCACATCATCCAGACCGCGCCGGTCAGCCGTGCGGCGATCCCGCCGATCCCTTTCTCCAGCTCCCCGCGGTTGCGGATGAACCAGAGAAGAAGAGGCGCCGCCAGCGCGCCGTCTGTCAGGCGGGCACCTTCGGGCAAATCGCCCAGGAGCGTGCTCAGGTGAGAAGGCGCGCCCACCGTCCCCACCTCCATCGCCGGCTTGATCCCCAGCTTCTTCGGCAGCGGCGTACCCGAGTAACCCGCCAGAATCGAGGCGGGCTTGACCGGCTCGGCAGGCGGAGATGCAATCGTCCGGCGCAGGAGCCCCGCGGCCTTCGACCAGCGGCCGTACGCGGCATCGGGCAGGACGCGGCGGATCCGTTCCACCTTTTCCGTCTCCCCCTCCAGAAAGAGCAGCGGCAGGTAGCGGGTGGCTTTGCGCTGGCGGATCGACAGGGCCATCTCGCAGCCGTGCGACGGGCGCCGCGAAAGATCGACGACCACGGCGGCGGGGGGATCCTCGCCCATCTTACGAAGCTCCGACATTCCCAGGGACAGGGAGTGCTCCACGCGGTAGCCGAGGCGGCGAAGCGTCGCCATGCGATCGCGCGCTTCCATTCCGTTCCAGTGGATCAGCCGGATCCGTTGCACGGCCTTCTTCATGGTCCTCTCAAGGTTGAGCCGAATCGGAGCAATCCCGATCAGGGCTCGCTCCTCCCTTTCAAGTGGCCTGCTTCTGCGCCGACAGGATCAGGTAAGGCGCGCTCAGCTCGAAGGGGACCCGATCCACGCCGCGGTAGATCGACTCGACCCGCAGCCCTTCCCCGCCGAGCAGCGCACGCAGCTCGCGCAAGGTGTAGACCCACTGCAGTCCCGTGCGGACGATCGTCTCGCCGCGACGCACGAAGGTGTAGGTCGTCTCGATGCAGCTCTCGGCGAGGAGGTAGCGGTTCTCCTCCAGGAAGAGGATCTCCCCCACCGGCGCCCACTCCCGATCCTTCAGTCTCGACAGGATTGACTCAGCGGCCATGCCGGTATCCATCACGAACCGTCCCCCGGGCTTGAGGGACCGCGCCACCGCGGCGATGAACCGGTGCGTTTCCTCGGGCGGCATGTAGCCGAAGCTGTTTCCCATGCAGTAGGCGCCGTCGACCTCCTCGCTTCCCTCGAGGTCCTTCATGTCGCCTTCGCGCCATTCGATCCGCAGGCCTGCTTCTGCCGAGAGCCGGCGCGCCTCCTCGATCTGCTCGTGCGACAGGTCGAGACCCGTGACTCGATAGCCAAGAGATGCCAGCGCCAGCGCATGCCGACCACTGCCGCAGGGAATGTCGAGGACGTGACCGCCGGGCGGAAGCTTCAGCTCCGCCGCGAGGAATTCGGCCTCGAGCCGGCTCTGATCGGGAGGAACCGCCTGGCGCCAGAAATCGAGCGCCACGCCCCGGAAGAAAGTCTCGTACCAGCGAAGATCCAAGCGCTCACCTCGATTCGGCATGCGGCGCTGAGCAAGGCCGGGTTCTATGCCTAGCGGCGCCGTCGATCCCGGTGTGTGCGGGCCCTCATCGTACGCGAAATCCTCCCCTCGCCGCCAGGGTGGATGGGGCCGCCGAGGAGTATGATGCCGGGCCGGCAGAACGGCCGCCTTGCTCCGCGGCCCGGCCGGAGGGGAGCAGCCATCGTGCGCCATCGCAGAGTCTGGATTGCGGGAGCCGTCGGAGCAGCCCTCATCGCCTGGATCTATCTCCATGCCGGCCCGCCCCCGCCGCTGCCCAAACCCCCCGAATCGACCTGGGCCTTCGCGGCCCTGGGGGACGCTCCTTACTACCCCTGGGAAAGTTTCCAGTACCGGCTGGTGATGCGCGACCTCGAAGCCCACGATCTCGACGCCGTGCTGCACGTCGGCGACATCTTCTGGCACCCTTGCTACGATGCGCTCTACCAGCACACTCTCCGCCGGTTCAAGGCCCTGCGCTTTCCCGTCCTCTACACACCGGGCGACAACGAGTGGGCCGATTGCTGGGAATCGGGCTCGGGCTCCTACGACCCGCACGAGCGCCTGCGCCGCATCCGGCAGATCTTCTTCGACCCGCCGGGACGCAGCCACGGGGGAGCTACCGTTCCTTTAGTGAGCCAGGGCGGCGGCGGGATGTATTCCGAGTTCGTGGAGAACGTTCGCTGGGAGCACCAGGGCTACGTCATCGCCACGGTGAACCTGCCGGGAAGCGAGAACGGCCTGGAGCGCTTCCACGGCACGGCTCCGGCCCCCGAGATCGCGGCCCGCCGCCAGCGCACCATGGCCGCCGCCGAGTGGACCCGCGCCGCCTTCGCCGAGGCGCGCGCCGCCGGCTCGGAAGGGGTCATCCTCGCTTTTCATGCGGAAATGGGGCTGCGGGCGCCGCCGCGGGATGCTTATCGCCAGGCCTACGAGCCCTTCATCACCGTGCTGGAGGAGGAGGCCGAGGCATTCGGCAAGCCGGTCCTGCTGGTGCACGGCGACGGCCATGAATACACGGTGGACAAGCCGCTCATCCGGCGCACCACCGGAAAGCGGCTGGAGAACGTCTTCCGCCTCGAGGTCCCCGGGTCTCCCATTCTGGGATGGGTCCGTGTAATGGTGACGCCGGGGCGGCCCGATCCCTTCTCGTTCGAGCAGCGAGTACTGCCACGCTATAAGTACTGGTAGGCAACTCTGGCTATAGAAGAAACTTAAGCTTCGGGCCGGTGAAGATAAATCCTTCGCGCTCGTAGAAGCTGCGGGTCCGCGCCCAGCGGGACGCTTCGGGGGC
Proteins encoded in this region:
- a CDS encoding methyltransferase domain-containing protein, coding for MSTSAAKFSGSIPEKYDTYLGGFLFEHYAAHLAGKLALSPESRVLEIACGTGILTRQLLKALPAKGTLVATDLNQGMLDYARGKVGPDPRLEWKVADAMKLPFADASFDVVAIQFGVMFFPDKVAALKEAKRVLKPGGTLVFNVWGSLEDNLSAKIVHELGMRKFPADPPKFFLVPFGYYDVERITADLQAAGFTDVRTEEVAYEVTTPTARHAAIGLVEGCPMVVALQERGMTDPAPFTAEAEKLLAAAFGEAPLRTSVKAIWIGARS
- a CDS encoding GNAT family N-acetyltransferase, with the protein product MRTPLAPASYRTARGDVLVRPVGDGEIDALLELIRELARYEQALERMTATPEALRSALEATPPSAEAVLAFLEGEIVGYAIIHGSFSSYLGRECLYLEDLYVRPATRGAGIGKALLAYVAEVTRARNLARLEWSSLAWNEAAKEFYEALGAKSEARLMYTLSGEALEKLTDRHRK
- a CDS encoding ABC transporter permease, producing MSVIYVLWLREVKRYLRSRSRIIGSLAQPALYLLVLGFGFGAVFRQAGQGSYLQFVAPGVIAMGVLFTSVFSGIGLLWDRQFGFLKETLVAPVPRLTIMAGRTLGGATIAIIQGALVLVVCMLAGFRPGNWATLPLALMFMALIAILFAALGTAIGSTLKDMQGAQLIMNFLIMPIFFLSGALFPLNNLPAALTVATRLDPLSYGVDGLRGAFIGVSTMGFVVDVSVLSVLSALFLVLGAWAFSKIQA
- a CDS encoding ATP-binding cassette domain-containing protein, with protein sequence MEVQSLSKTFGDRKSDKAVRAVDDISFSVKAGEIFAFLGPNGAGKTTTIQMLTTLLKPTSGTVGIDGLDLAEKPLEVRKRFGIVFQDASLDGELTAYENMELHGVLYHVPRKLRAQRIESLMKLFELWDRRASLVNTFSGGMRRRLEIARGLLHTPKILFLDEPTLGLDPQSRNQLWTHVKQLNADEGVTVFLTTHYMDEAEKTAQRVAIIDHGRIVAQGGTEELKAQTGTDSLEGAFLKLTGTTIRDERSSAADEMRRMAKMWQKARR
- the nrtS gene encoding nitrate/nitrite transporter NrtS — protein: MSRGLPGRLELALSPPVVRRALKIAAVVGTILILINHGDALLRGDLSPWRLFKMGLTVIVPYLVSTISSVEAMRGPK
- the sugE gene encoding quaternary ammonium compound efflux SMR transporter SugE, whose amino-acid sequence is MAWLQLLVAGILEVVWAIGMKYSAGFSKLWPSVITVAAALASFYYLSLALHTLPVGTAYAVWTGIGAVGTAALGILLFGESVSALRIACILLIVVGILGLKWTA
- a CDS encoding VOC family protein, which gives rise to MFDHVAVNVRDIEKSRKFYEKALAPLGCSVTGTFGDWVGFGKDGKSFLWLTRRDPVGGSVHIAFACDRREMVDRFHDAALQAGGRDHGKPGVRQDYSPDYYAAFVLDPEGNNIEAVCHKPQR
- a CDS encoding class I SAM-dependent methyltransferase, with translation MDLRWYETFFRGVALDFWRQAVPPDQSRLEAEFLAAELKLPPGGHVLDIPCGSGRHALALASLGYRVTGLDLSHEQIEEARRLSAEAGLRIEWREGDMKDLEGSEEVDGAYCMGNSFGYMPPEETHRFIAAVARSLKPGGRFVMDTGMAAESILSRLKDREWAPVGEILFLEENRYLLAESCIETTYTFVRRGETIVRTGLQWVYTLRELRALLGGEGLRVESIYRGVDRVPFELSAPYLILSAQKQAT
- a CDS encoding metallophosphoesterase family protein, giving the protein MRHRRVWIAGAVGAALIAWIYLHAGPPPPLPKPPESTWAFAALGDAPYYPWESFQYRLVMRDLEAHDLDAVLHVGDIFWHPCYDALYQHTLRRFKALRFPVLYTPGDNEWADCWESGSGSYDPHERLRRIRQIFFDPPGRSHGGATVPLVSQGGGGMYSEFVENVRWEHQGYVIATVNLPGSENGLERFHGTAPAPEIAARRQRTMAAAEWTRAAFAEARAAGSEGVILAFHAEMGLRAPPRDAYRQAYEPFITVLEEEAEAFGKPVLLVHGDGHEYTVDKPLIRRTTGKRLENVFRLEVPGSPILGWVRVMVTPGRPDPFSFEQRVLPRYKYW